Part of the Cyclopterus lumpus isolate fCycLum1 chromosome 16, fCycLum1.pri, whole genome shotgun sequence genome, ACTTCATGATCAAATCATTTAGTCTACTTGGGTAATGCCGTCTTTCATAGAGCCTACTTTGGTGGATAATACCTTGTGGTTATCGAAATAAAAAAGTATGAATTATAAGTCAtgaaagaaattgtacataaaaaacaacaagccTGCTTTTCTTACGATCTTAATGTGGTATGGGTGATATTGCGCAATGCAAAAAGAATCCACTGCATTTGGTCTCAGTCTGAACAAAGTATGGCAACCGAGTCGTCCATAGCTGCTCATGACACAAGGCTCCTTCACAAATTCAATGTTTTGAATTTTTATAAATGGGTTTTTGGTGAGCTGTATAAAATTAGGTCTGTGGTGAACACAAGCTTTAGAGACATTAACGTTCTGTTCTACGATGTATAAAGCGTCAGttaatggacctgtacttgtacagcgctttCTAGACTGCCGACAGCTACGGGAGCagattttggggttaagtgtgttgcccaaggacacatcgacatgggctagcggaggaACCGCCgttcctctgattgaaggacgaccctgctcaccattGAGCCACACACAGTCCTTGAGAATGTTGAGGTCTTTAAGTGTCTTAAAAGGAAGTTGTAGCTAAATGACACTACGACAggtcttccctcctccttcacagCCTCGTTGTGTGTACTTGCgctcatgtgaccgtggtggactTTGTTTATAGCCTCACCCGAACTTTTGAAAATTGACGATAGCTTTCCCACTTAAAAATTGGCATCATAAACTTGTGGTTGCCAGTTTATTGTCTGTGATTTACCCAACTCTGATGGAAAATCCCAGTGCATTGATAACCTCTGGGTGTTGGCCTGATAAAATATAATCTGACGAATATCTTCAACTTTTTctgattttgtttgtattcagcGAAGACATATTCTGGGCTGTCTCCACATAAACTAAAAGCCTTCTTTAAACCCATGTTTTGGAGGTTAATACTTTGCGCATACAAGTCTAACCAGGGTTACAGCTGCTATGCCTAAAGATTAGCCAGTGCCACTAATTGGCAACGATCACTTCACCCTAAACCAAACCTTGGAATTCACATCTCTTACTTTAGTATTTTCAAAGTAAGTAGTATTTTCTAATCATAATAAAAATCATCTCACGTCACCATGTTTCCATGCAGTCGTTCTCATCTCTCACCTGCCAGAGAAGGAAGTCGCTGAGTCGCACCTCTCCAGATGTGCGGATGAGCAGATCAGGATTGGGAGATTTATTGCTGTACAAACACTCACTCAGCAACGGCTCTGAAACGTCACTGAGCACGACAGAACACAAACAACGCTCGTTAGAGCAAAAGCTCTCCGGGTTGCATTATGGGTGTTGGCAGAATATCAACAAGATCCACTCAGTATTGTCACCTTGCTTTGATCAAGCCTTGCTCCACCCCCCAAGCCATTTCTCTGACAGCATTGGTGATTTCATATCTTGATGTGTAGGCAAAGCATACATTCAGGAAGCATCTGCAAAACAAGCGGTTGTATATCTGTGGTCACTTATAATGTACAATAGGAAATCAGTCCATGTCATATGGCCAGTGTGGTGGAAGAGGTGAGCTCTGAATGAGGAGGGTcatagaagaggaggaacaaatCAATACAACACATACTTATTGTGCGCTTTGGTGCTGACCACAGCTTTGGCAATAAGCTGCTGAAGGTCGAGTGGCAGCATATTCAAGTCGCCCAGCACCCGGACACAGACGCCATGCTTCTCCAGATTCTCCCTAtggcaggagagagacaggaggaaacgatcaacaacaaaaaagcacgaaaaagaaaaaaacgaccATTTAGCTTTTTAAGCCCCATGGCACCCAATTGGgtgccgatttacacattatagttagactgtgtaaaaccttacaataaacatgagcaaatgtattgatgttatacgtcaaattaaacaagagaacttgggctacaagaatcagtaagccatttccacacaactcaaacaccaactgaaagaattatgaaaatatcataatcatcaggagtcagcccactcagcacgtttccggaactagcaacccgtagctcaatgctatcagaaaaagcttacagtcacaaatgttgcttatctttggctttttaaaaataaaaaaaatcatttttcttcttctaatcaacaaagactgctatatttggttgtattgaacaccataagtaatatacaagtgaaatatatggtttggtacatgagaaaattcaaattgcccaaatgcccatttcgcctaatttatctgtactaaaacctctctaactttgttctgttttacttttactttgcagagagactggtcccatattgtgctatgacCTCTGCTGTGCGCTGCTGTTTCggtgcatccttccaagagataatcatcctgaaagtgctttttttcctaggcgaacctggaaattcaacttttgctgcctttcatctttatttactcttaaccagtaacagacgTAATagtatttacacatctgaacaaaaccacacatggtttgcctttattataacaccaacattattcaaatagcctttgtggttgcagagctacacctttttttcagtttgggaatgttatttcgagcagaaacctagaaaataggtcGGGGCTTAAAAGGCAAGGCTGCTCAAACTTgtactatttattattattattattatgatgatgatgatgatgatgatgatgattgacaACAACCTTTATTTCACCAGATAATTCAATTGTGAGCTAGCTCTCATTTACAATGACGACCTGGCCAAAAAAGCAGCAACAGGAGGCAAATCAATacaagacaaaataaaacagactaCGAGAGCGCTCTTGGGTCACCACCTAGTGGGCATTTGTGGAAAAGAAAATTAACGAGCATTTACTTGTTGATAATTTCTTTTACATCTACATTTGCACTAACGAATGCATTTACAGTACAATAAGAGGCAATAATCTAAAAAGGTGTAAACTAGATATTCTTTTGAATTGGAGAGAAGTCAGTTAAATAACATGGAAATAACTGATATTGTACACTCCTATTTATAAGCCAGCCTTTCTTCCCCATGGCCATTCTGGCATCAGTCCACAGTATGTTTTACTCATTGGCCAATGCAGGGGGAGGGGATTTTGTGTCAGTTAACGTATCCAGTTTTAGCTAAACACTCCAGTATTTCTTCAGTTTGTGCTTTCAAATGCAACCGTGAACCATGCAGATTTAAAAGCATCAAACAGGGAGTTTGAAGAAAGTTATTGTTACAACAGGCTACTTACTATCCATCTGAAGCCCAGTTCAGTTTTGCAAACACTCAAACTGAGAGCTCGACGTTTGAGTCTCGCGAAGACACTCAACTTAATACACAACAGTCACAGCATTTGGTTCCTCTTAATGTAACTTTAAGGAATCTATGAATCATATGATGAAGAAAATGTGACTTGCCCCGAAGGCAACAGCGAAGTAAAAGAGCTATTTTTAAAGTTCCTGAACTTTAAAACTCACCATTCATCCAACAGCTTTTCAAATTTATGCCTGGCCAGCTCCATCAGCCCATCCACTTCATTTTTGCTGCGCTTGAAGTTCTCGATGCTGAAGGCGTACACCGTAACCTCTCGGATGTCCAGATGCTTACACCACCGCAATGTCTGGTGTGGAAGCGACAAAGGGTCATGTGTGAGCAACCTATTTCATGTGTTTGAGGAAGACATGCTTTAATCCCACAGCAATCTCACCTCTGCCAGCTTGTTGAAACCCTGCATGTGCCCTTCCTGGCGCTCCATGTTTTTCTTACGCGCAAAGCGGCGGTTGCCATCCATGATGAAGGCCACATGTTTCGGCATGGGTCCAGCCTGGAAGACACAATCCACATGAGGGGAGTCGGGACCAGTTTGGGGTTATAGAGACATTAagtaatattattaatacaGTTGTTTAGagcttaaagaaagaaaaatatttttcaaaagcaACAATTGTGATAACATGGCAAATATTCTCTGGTTTAAGCCTCCACAATGTGAAGACTTCCTGTCTTTTAAGTTTAATTCATTACCTGagaaaaagtagttttttttcagAGCTTTCACCTGCATCTCAGTCTTTATCAGCGGTCGAGAATAGGGTCAGCCGATTAACTGATAACGCGTATAACCCTGAGTTGCTGCCCTTGAATGGTGCTGATGGCAAAGTAGCCACACTTTGTGCCCCGATGTATTAACATTTCACCAAGTCAAATGCTGTGTATGTGTAAGGTACTTGACAATAAACAGTTCAGATTACAAACgagtcaaatatatttttttatatcaaaatggaaaaagatttcacaattaaatacttttcattttgtttcatagTGTATAGATTTAGCAAGGAGATTtcatatataattatgtttgtttaatgAGCCTCtggagatttttaaaaaacgggAAGAGAGCGGTACACACAAAGAAGTATTTATGAATGTACACAATTAGGCTTACCTTCAGGATATTGGCAGAAATCTTTTCAAGCAGGTTTAATTCACCCTCCCTTATCCACGACATGTTCGGGCTTTCAACAGTCTAAAAATAGGTTATTCAAAATGGTTATGAATGTCGACATTATAACCAACCCCTTCCCTAGTCAGAGACAATGACGAAGTCACTATTTATATGGCCTAAAGAGCGTCATTTCTGAAACGTTACATGCAGCCAGTGATTGATGTATTCATTAACTGCACGCTTGGCTCACGGGACATGCACTGAACTTAACTGCTGTGAGGCTTTAAAAGCCCAAAAAGAGTCACACGTCGTCCGGAAAACCCAAACGCTCCGTGGAAACCGCTCCACTCATTGTAACGGTTGAACCCGACGCAGTTCTACTCAAACAATTACTGTCAAATTAATCACATTTCAGAGAGCCTCCAACTCACAGCTTTAACGATGACGACCTCTTCCGCATTGGAGTAAAGTGACGTAACAGCGCAGTGACAACTTCCGGTTGGACGTTAGTAGATTTTCAAAGTATGTGGATGAATTTAACGTCCATAAGAAACGTTAAAATTAGAAATACCACGATATAAAAATACTCAAGTATTTGTATATAAGTTACAAGTAAAACCATCGGGCTAAACGTTTACATAAAAGTAAACCAAACTGTAATCTAGTCGTGGTTTGCAgaccacgtttttttttattatttatattgtaaatTGGAAGTGATTGTTTGTATATACAGTTATGTGAAAATGTGCGTGTATTTGGCGTTGTAATATATCCTTAATTATTTTGATGCCTTCTAAAACACGTCGTTGCTCGTTTTGAGtaagtgctatacaaataagCTGCATTATAATCAACCACACTAGATTAAACCGTCATTGCATGAGACTAATAGCCAACAATGTAGTGTTAAAGATAACAATTGGGATTTTTACAAaacgtgttttttgttgtcaaaaccaagagccaatcagctcttaGATCAGGCGAAAGTCAGGCGTTTCCCGTCAAGCCCCGGTCTTGTCTTCGGTGGATATCAACTGCAACTCACTGTTAATAAACCCAATATATATCATTGTgtggcttgtttgtttgtaaaaaaaaagtgcaaatcCAATACAATTACCTCGCATTAGTAATGCTGCAGGCCAAGAGTGCttgaacacatacatatatattttaaataagacAGCACTGACACATCATGCTAAAGTATTATACTGCTATATTATATAAGGAATCATACTAAATACTTACATTAATTGTATAAGTAATACGTATTCAATGGAGTCAACATCATCACCCTTATCCTGCTTTCTAGTCTCAATCCTGGATTTTGTAACCCTTTCCatgtcacttaaaaaaaatgtaaaaagaagaaacacaatatTAATCATCCCAATTGTGAGGCCTTTGTTTGGGGAATGTGCAATAGTTGGGTTTGAATATAAAATTGCTTTGCATCAGTAGTGCTGCAGGTCAGGAGTGCTGAGTTGACCTTAGTGAGATGGAAAACATAACAAGTATGTTTCAAATAAGATAGCAATAAGGACACATACTAAATGGGTATTATAATGACAAGTTATATAAGGAATCATATCATTCATATTAATTAAAACTACTGAATATGTAATATACATCATCATTATATCTAATCTGCAGTGATGCTGCATGTCAGGAGTGCTGGAGGGTTAGGAGGACAAATGTTACTGTGGGACAAACACTGACGTCGGCTGGGTGCAATAAGATGGAGGAGCAGTGATGCAAAAAGCTAAACTAGTGATGGAAACACTATTGATGACCACAACTAATGATGTTCTATAACTTAATGCGTGGGAACAAGGGCCACACTTGATGAATGGAGGGGTCTGTTGTTGCTTGCAATCtccaacctcaccactagatgccactaaatctcGCTCAGTTCCTTTCAACAAGGGAACTCTTGCATACAATATTTTAACAAGACAGGTATACTCTAGCTGTTACACTTACTAATCCTCaaattttaacacattttattaaaaactaaacaaaacattgacaaataaatgtatgtctTTGATCTCTAtgaatattataaatgtattcattggtTGACTAATTAGcaaaaatcaatatatatatatatatatatatatttatatatatatacaaacaatgtGCACAATTAGTGAAGTTGAAGTATAAAGTCTTGTAaagtaaaatggaaatactctcACAAATATGTATACAGtgtactttccaccactgccttactcatatttaatatattcatACCCCATATAGCCTTCTTTTTAAATACTAAAATGGGTTTCATATCATAATGTTTTTAACAGGTGATGTGTGCAGACAAATTTAAAGTGTACACGAACAAATAGTATATTGGGACCCAAACATTgtataataatgaaataatattatgaattattacTGAAATTATTACTTGATCAATtgattaataaaaaaggaaggaaTGAGGTTCATGTGgttcaaataatataatttcaGATATATTCTAAAAAAGTTTATGAAAGACTTCCGCCAACCAGGATTCAATGTCTTTCAGACTGCGATTGAGGTCTTTAATAAATCCTAGATGGAGAATAATCATGTGCATATCCAAGCATAACAATTAAAAGAAAGGTAATCTAACCTAATAGGATCACAATGGCCTATGTGGAGAAAAGTAAAGTATACAACTTTTGGGAGCTGAGGATGACAATAAGTTGACTGAGGACTTGATGAGGGCTCTGCAATAATATGAAGAGCTGTGACTTAAGTCCAACAAAtagaagatacaaaaaaaaaagtgtgtatatCTATTTGTAACAAAATCACAGTACATTGAACGATTAAAAACGGATTTTGCtagtgagattaaaaaaaagaatttgatGAAGACCCATGAAAAATCACACCAACTAAAATGGGATTTTACCGTTGTTTTGCCAATTAAATAAGttacatatttcattatttgtatGGTTACTTATTGTGGGTGTATGTGCTAATATCGTTATGGATCCCTTGTTTCTGTAATAAACATTAAAGACACCGTGAGCTTGTGAGCTTGTCCTTACACTTGCTGCTGGCCATATTTGCATATATGCAGTGTAGTTCCTCTTTCGACCTCTGGGGTGTGACAACAAGTTCATCAACAGTTCCTTTGCACTTTCTAATGGCAAAGAAGAAGTTTTTTtagaggggtgggggtgttaGGGAGTGAGGGgctggccttttttttattccgaTGGAAAATCCTTTTTGAACGGTGAGTAGGAGCACAACAGACAGACGAGAAACCACAGCGACGCGAACGACTCGGCCAAATCACGGCGCCAGGTAAAGACCACACCTCCCCGCAGAGCAAGACCGGTCCCAAATAAGACGGCATCGCCCTGCAGCTCTCCCGTTACTGCCTCCAGGCTCAGTGGGCGGACGAGCAAGCGGCAGCTTTCAGCCGTTAGCCTCAACTCCTCTGCGGGTTCTGGGGGGGCTCTGGTAGGggcagggggcggggggagcacggagagaaggagaagactACACGCGGAGAGGAGGGGGCTGGAAGTCTGAGACGCTTCCAGCCTGAAGGGGCCGGCGGTTTGACCATAGGACCCGGACAAGCTAGCTTGTGCCCGCGCAGCTAAGTGAATGGGATGGAGCCGGGACCGTCTGGCGCTGgtaggtttatttttttttaaaactttactGGTTTTAAATGGTATCAGTCTGCATGTCCGAGTTATGGTTGCTGCAAACACATATAATGCAATTGGAAACGGGGCTCCGGAGGCTGGCCTTCGCGTCAGGGGGGTGGAGAGGGACGCTGGGTGAGAACCCCGTCTGTTGCATCGCaacgagatggagatggaggtggaggtggagggggctCTCTGGTAGTCTGCATGCAGACTACTTCGTAGAGATTATTCATTCCAGATTAATAGCTGTAGACGAGCTTTTCGAGGAGCGCTGACGATATTCTCAGCCATGCGCGGGGGCAGGGAGGTCGTGGGAATCTGGGTGAGGAGGGATGAGGTGAAGCCCGGCtttaagcagcagcagcaccacagcagcagcagcagcagctggctgCACCCCGCACTCCCCACACAGCAGACTGGCCTCCCTGTTCACTTGCAGATTGGGGATGGTCACACTGCTCAGGTGGTCTTAACATCTGTACATTGCACGCACACCTCAGGGACACAGACTTTCAACATcaattatttataaaatgttgaaCCAAACATATTCCGTAATTGGGATATTTGTGCATCCCTGCTGTTAGAGTTTACGGAAGCTCTTCTTATTTTAGACCTGGAAAGACTGAGAAGCATGTGCAGTGCATCATATGTGGAGCTTCAATCTGCATGCTTGAGATCTACTAGTGCTTATCAGTGCTGGTGCTGCTCTTTATTGAGCAGGTTTCTTTGATGGCTGAGGTGTGGAAGCAGccaattaaaacacaaactaGTTAGTGTTTGCCTTTATGCACAGGTCTAAAGTCCACCTATTGCGGAAAATCCTGAACCCTAGCATTCATAATCTAGCCTTGAGTCGGTCTTGTACTTTGGTAAGGCAAATGGAATGCTATTTtatttgaagaagaagatgattgGTGAACTCATAACTGTACTTTTATTTGTACAAGTATGCCTGAGATTGAAATGATGTTGTCAATCCAAACACTGAACATGTAATTCAGTTGAATAGgcttgttttaatttttttaggaTGGGGGGAAGGGTCCCGAGGGGCCCCTCATCTCAGTGTCTGCTTTTGTGTTTGAAGTGTGATTATTCAATGTGCTATTTTCCAAGATAGAGCTGATTGCCATGTTTAGCTCATGGTCAACAGCCAATTATTTAGAGAACTATTTGGACAAAACAATTGATGCATAATTGTCTGTTCCTTTCTCATTCATGCACTTGGCCTGTTGTGCTCTCCTGATGAGGGACGGGGGTCACCACTGTTCcctattttaacattttaaagccTCATGTCTTTTGTGAGGCaatttttcaaatatttctgCTTGCACTGAAGCTCAGTAGTGCTCATTCTTTATCATTAGCCACACTTGAATTCAGaaaaatttaattattttaaagtaacaCACTGAATTCAGAATGAGAGCATTACTGAATGCTTGAAGACGCTGTACTATGTGTCTCACCAAAGGATCATACAAATGTACATGTTTCCCCTTGAAATGACTTGATAGTAGTCCTTTCCCATGGGACTTCTTGGTCTTATTGCTCGTTACGTCATCGTAGGCAGAAAGTTGTGAGCGTCTTCATGTTGTGATGCAGCACCAAAAGCTCTGCTTTCAGGCTTACCGCCCGGGAAACACTGCTATTGTCTTGGGATGTGTGAAAGCGCTCACCATCTGCCTTCACTGGCACGAGGGAaaagtgtgtgtcattgtgcgaGTGCGCGGCGGTCACAACTCACTGGAGACACTTGAGTATTCACACACATCTACATGCTCTCCTGCACATGGAGTACGTGTGGTCAGCACATGTCTGGCGTCTGTGTTTATGGTGTGTCCGAGTCGGGGCAGTGAAGTGTGATTCTACACGCATCTTTCGCTGTTTCGTGGATGACGTTACTCTTCCTGTCAGTTTGGCATTGCCGAAAGGCTTAGTGAGCACATGATTGAGTGGTACGTTGGACCTGAGCATTTCCATCATTTAAAGCAGAGCTTTTCCAATTTTGGATCCACATCGCTTAGTGTAGTGACCGAAAAGACCACAGTCTCTTCAATATGACCACAGCGGCACCCTGCCTCCTCCCATATCTCCTctaacagccacacacacacacacacacacacaggtccccTGATATCCATGACAATGCTGTGTTGCCGTGGTGTCTCCATGGTGAGGCTGAGAATGTAGAGGGGGCCCCCTCTGTTTCTGTgtatgagggtgtgtgtgttcaccgtAGCAAGGGTGCTCCCTCTTATTCGTACACCcgcgtttttgtgtgtgtgtttg contains:
- the dhdds gene encoding dehydrodolichyl diphosphate synthase complex subunit DHDDS, with the translated sequence MSWIREGELNLLEKISANILKAGPMPKHVAFIMDGNRRFARKKNMERQEGHMQGFNKLAETLRWCKHLDIREVTVYAFSIENFKRSKNEVDGLMELARHKFEKLLDEWENLEKHGVCVRVLGDLNMLPLDLQQLIAKAVVSTKAHNKCFLNVCFAYTSRYEITNAVREMAWGVEQGLIKASDVSEPLLSECLYSNKSPNPDLLIRTSGEVRLSDFLLWQTSHSCLVFQSVLWPEYSFWNLCEAILQYQLNHTSIQKARDLHREHQAFQQLEADRACVAEHLQHHGNGKPADAQRRQEALLRYSTCREERIQDFLEALKRKRDSFFNDLWSDGVST